One Fusobacterium sp. DD2 genomic window carries:
- a CDS encoding DUF6672 family protein gives MKVARNWLIVLIFVIVLSVILFITGRQHNVYVENKPKGEYVAVKDIRYSLDGEKEKKIKPNKRKAEVVKGRSHKIVVQYKDTDGVTKEIEKKFEVKATEDIIIYLPVLTNNGEEWMEEFISK, from the coding sequence TTCTTATATTTGTAATAGTTCTATCAGTAATACTTTTTATCACAGGAAGACAGCATAATGTCTATGTTGAGAATAAACCAAAAGGAGAGTATGTTGCAGTAAAGGATATAAGATATTCTCTTGATGGGGAAAAAGAAAAGAAAATAAAGCCAAATAAACGTAAGGCTGAAGTTGTAAAAGGACGTAGTCACAAGATAGTAGTTCAGTATAAAGATACAGATGGTGTTACAAAAGAGATAGAGAAAAAATTTGAAGTAAAAGCAACTGAAGACATAATTATTTATCTTCCTGTACTTACCAATAATGGTGAGGAGTGGATGGAAGAATTTATTTCAAAGTAG